In Streptomyces longhuiensis, the following proteins share a genomic window:
- a CDS encoding suppressor of fused domain protein, whose translation MGDVLALVEARLRTALGEPDARAAVTFLGTDRIEVLRFTDAADTGLVRYATLGMSAAPMADPTSALADPLKGPRAELVLSVRAGRADTDKVLRPLAVLAASPQVEGVVVAAGASLDVGEPLWPGAPFTSVLVAESGGLVEDLELDDPLDPVRFLPLLPMTQNEAAWKRVHGAAALEEKWLNSGTDLRDPLRRSVSLDQ comes from the coding sequence ATGGGAGATGTTCTTGCTCTGGTCGAGGCCCGGCTGCGTACGGCCCTCGGTGAACCGGACGCGCGCGCCGCGGTCACGTTCCTCGGCACCGACCGCATCGAGGTTCTGCGCTTCACGGACGCGGCGGACACCGGCCTCGTGCGCTACGCCACGCTCGGTATGTCGGCCGCCCCCATGGCCGACCCGACGTCCGCCCTCGCCGACCCGCTCAAGGGCCCGCGCGCGGAGCTCGTGCTGTCGGTGCGCGCCGGTCGCGCCGACACCGACAAGGTGCTGCGCCCGCTCGCCGTGCTCGCCGCGTCGCCGCAGGTCGAGGGGGTCGTCGTGGCGGCGGGCGCCTCGCTCGACGTGGGCGAACCCCTGTGGCCCGGCGCCCCGTTCACCTCGGTGCTCGTCGCGGAGTCCGGGGGCCTCGTGGAGGACCTGGAACTGGACGATCCGCTGGATCCCGTACGGTTCCTGCCCCTGCTGCCGATGACGCAGAACGAGGCGGCGTGGAAGCGGGTGCACGGTGCGGCCGCCCTCGAGGAGAAGTGGCTGAACAGCGGAACGGACCTGCGCGATCCGCTGCGCAGGTCCGTGTCCCTGGATCAGTAG
- a CDS encoding MFS transporter — MSHSRTGSAGDPAEGDTSDAGATSLLRQPKAVWATAGASVVAFMGIGLVDPILPSIAKGLEATPSQVSLLFTSYFLITAVAMLVTGFVSSRIGGKKTLLAGLALVVVFAGLAGTSGSVGELVGFRAGWGLGNALFVSTALAVIVGAAAGGSAAAILLYESALGLGMACGPLVGALLGNASWRYPFFGTAALMAIGFLCITAFLKEQPRPARKTSVLDPIKALGHGGLASAAVSAFFYNYTFFTILAFTPFVLNMTPYKSGGVFFAWGVLLAFFSVIVAPRMQARFGSLKVLGGSLVLLAADVLVLGYGGHTAAIVCTIVSGAFIGVNNTVYTELALGVSDAPRPVASAGYNFVRWFAAAAAPYFAPKIEEWTDIHIPFVVAAVTALLGAGVVWVRRSALTHEAEELAPQHAGEDGISVFAN, encoded by the coding sequence ATGAGCCACAGCCGTACCGGAAGTGCGGGAGATCCCGCCGAAGGGGACACGTCGGACGCGGGGGCGACCAGCCTGCTGCGTCAGCCGAAGGCGGTCTGGGCGACCGCCGGGGCATCCGTCGTCGCCTTCATGGGCATCGGCCTCGTCGACCCGATCCTGCCCTCCATCGCCAAGGGCCTCGAGGCGACGCCCAGCCAGGTCTCCCTGCTCTTCACCTCGTACTTCCTGATCACCGCCGTCGCGATGCTCGTGACCGGGTTCGTCTCCAGCCGGATCGGCGGCAAGAAGACGCTGCTCGCGGGGCTCGCGCTCGTCGTGGTCTTCGCCGGGCTGGCCGGCACCTCCGGCTCCGTCGGTGAGCTCGTCGGCTTCCGCGCCGGATGGGGCCTCGGCAACGCGCTGTTCGTCTCGACGGCCCTCGCCGTCATCGTCGGCGCCGCGGCCGGCGGCTCGGCCGCAGCGATCCTGCTCTACGAGTCCGCGCTCGGCCTCGGCATGGCCTGCGGCCCGCTGGTCGGCGCGCTGCTCGGCAACGCCAGCTGGCGCTACCCGTTCTTCGGCACCGCGGCCCTGATGGCCATCGGCTTCCTCTGCATCACGGCGTTCCTGAAGGAACAGCCCAGGCCCGCGAGGAAGACCTCGGTCCTCGACCCGATCAAGGCGCTCGGCCACGGCGGGCTCGCCTCGGCCGCCGTCTCGGCCTTCTTCTACAACTACACGTTCTTCACGATCCTGGCCTTCACGCCGTTCGTCCTGAACATGACCCCGTACAAGTCGGGCGGTGTCTTCTTCGCCTGGGGTGTGCTGCTCGCGTTCTTCTCGGTGATCGTCGCGCCGCGCATGCAGGCCCGCTTCGGGTCGCTCAAGGTGCTCGGCGGCTCGCTCGTCCTGCTCGCCGCCGACGTGCTGGTCCTCGGGTACGGCGGCCACACCGCCGCCATCGTCTGCACGATCGTGTCCGGCGCCTTCATCGGCGTGAACAACACCGTGTACACGGAGCTCGCACTCGGCGTCTCGGACGCGCCGCGGCCCGTGGCGAGCGCCGGCTACAACTTCGTCCGCTGGTTCGCCGCCGCGGCCGCCCCGTACTTCGCGCCCAAGATCGAGGAGTGGACCGACATCCACATCCCGTTCGTGGTCGCCGCGGTCACGGCGCTGCTCGGCGCGGGAGTCGTGTGGGTGCGCAGGAGCGCGCTCACCCACGAGGCCGAGGAACTGGCGCCGCAGCACGCCGGTGAGGACGGGATCTCCGTCTTCGCGAACTGA
- a CDS encoding DUF6758 family protein — protein MRGEPSCPKCGGRVRAPGLFSDSWQCDVHGAVHPLQPVIPPSVEALGVVVHRAQVPVWMPWPLPVGWLFTGVVSAGDDRTGGKATAVACSGPGPLGGVGEMLLVAEELGVGLGARYAGIDGPDPGPYMNVEKPPQVKVLAAGRPTPMWHVSGTPDDRAVFAGEARGLWVWAIVWPEQTGLLMYDELVLTDLRDVGAEVDVVPCGALSPRILT, from the coding sequence ATGAGGGGCGAACCCAGTTGCCCGAAGTGTGGTGGCCGGGTCAGGGCTCCCGGCCTTTTCTCCGACTCCTGGCAGTGTGACGTGCACGGGGCGGTGCATCCGCTGCAGCCCGTGATCCCGCCCAGTGTCGAGGCGCTCGGCGTGGTCGTGCACCGCGCTCAGGTGCCGGTGTGGATGCCCTGGCCGCTGCCCGTCGGGTGGCTGTTCACCGGAGTGGTCAGTGCGGGCGACGACCGCACGGGCGGCAAGGCGACCGCGGTGGCGTGCTCGGGCCCCGGGCCGCTCGGCGGCGTGGGGGAGATGCTGCTCGTCGCCGAGGAGCTCGGCGTCGGCCTCGGCGCCCGGTACGCGGGCATCGACGGCCCCGACCCCGGCCCGTACATGAACGTCGAGAAGCCGCCCCAGGTCAAGGTTCTGGCCGCCGGACGCCCGACCCCGATGTGGCACGTCTCCGGCACCCCCGACGACCGCGCGGTCTTCGCGGGCGAGGCGCGCGGCCTGTGGGTGTGGGCGATCGTGTGGCCCGAGCAGACCGGGCTCCTGATGTACGACGAGCTGGTCCTGACCGACCTGCGCGACGTGGGCGCCGAGGTCGACGTGGTGCCCTGCGGCGCGCTGTCCCCGCGCATCCTGACGTAA
- a CDS encoding PHP domain-containing protein: MRIDLHTHSTASDGTDTPAELVRNAAAAGLDVVALTDHDTSRGYAEAVAALPAGLTLVTGAELSCRLDGVGLHMLAYLFDPDEPELLRERELVRDDRVPRAQGMVAKLRDLGVPVTWEQVARIAGDGSVGRPHVAEALVELGVVGSVSDAFTPDWLADGGRAYVGKHELDPFDAIRLVKAAGGVTVFAHPAAVKRGQVVPESVIADLAAAGLDGVETDHMDHEPATRARLRGLAADLGLLATGSSDYHGSRKTCVLGEFTTDPEVYGEITRRATGAFPVPGAGGTTA; this comes from the coding sequence GTGCGCATCGATCTGCACACCCACTCCACCGCTTCCGACGGCACGGACACCCCGGCCGAGCTGGTCCGCAACGCGGCCGCCGCCGGTCTGGACGTCGTCGCGCTCACCGACCACGACACGAGCCGCGGGTACGCGGAGGCCGTCGCCGCACTCCCGGCCGGACTCACGCTCGTCACCGGCGCCGAACTCTCCTGCCGCCTCGACGGCGTGGGCCTGCACATGCTGGCCTACCTCTTCGACCCCGACGAGCCCGAGCTGCTGCGCGAGCGCGAGCTCGTACGGGACGACCGGGTGCCGCGCGCGCAGGGCATGGTCGCCAAGCTCCGGGACCTCGGCGTGCCCGTGACCTGGGAACAGGTCGCCCGCATCGCAGGCGACGGGTCCGTCGGCCGCCCGCACGTCGCGGAGGCCCTCGTCGAACTCGGCGTCGTCGGTTCCGTCTCCGACGCCTTCACGCCCGACTGGCTCGCCGACGGCGGCCGCGCGTACGTCGGCAAGCACGAGCTCGACCCCTTCGACGCGATCCGCCTGGTCAAGGCCGCGGGTGGCGTCACCGTCTTCGCGCACCCGGCGGCCGTCAAGCGCGGACAGGTCGTGCCCGAGTCGGTGATCGCCGATCTCGCCGCGGCCGGACTCGACGGCGTCGAGACCGACCACATGGACCACGAACCGGCCACGCGGGCCCGCCTGCGCGGCCTCGCCGCCGACCTCGGCCTCCTGGCCACGGGATCCTCCGACTACCACGGCAGCCGGAAGACCTGTGTGCTCGGCGAGTTCACCACCGACCCCGAGGTGTACGGGGAGATCACACGCCGGGCGACCGGGGCGTTCCCCGTGCCCGGGGCCGGCGGAACCACCGCGTAA
- a CDS encoding MarC family protein translates to MFDVAVFGSLFLTLFVIMDPPGITPIFLALTAGRPAKVQKRMAFQAVCVAFGVIAVFGLLGHQILDYLHVSVPALMIAGGLLLLLIALDLLTGKTDEPKQTKDVNVALVPLGMPLLAGPGAIVSVILAVQKADSAATQVSVWAAIVAIHVVLWFVMRYSLLIIRVIKDGGVVLVTRLAGMMLSAIAVQQIINGVTQVIQGS, encoded by the coding sequence GTGTTTGATGTCGCTGTCTTCGGATCCCTTTTTCTCACGCTATTCGTGATTATGGACCCCCCTGGGATCACCCCGATCTTCCTCGCGCTCACCGCGGGCCGACCCGCCAAGGTGCAGAAGAGGATGGCCTTCCAGGCCGTCTGTGTCGCCTTCGGCGTCATCGCGGTCTTCGGCCTGCTGGGCCACCAGATCCTCGACTACCTGCATGTCTCCGTTCCCGCGCTGATGATCGCGGGCGGGCTGCTGCTGCTCCTCATCGCGCTCGACCTGCTCACCGGCAAGACCGACGAACCGAAGCAGACCAAGGACGTGAACGTCGCGCTCGTGCCGCTCGGCATGCCGCTGCTCGCGGGCCCCGGCGCGATCGTGTCCGTCATCCTCGCCGTGCAGAAGGCGGACAGTGCCGCGACGCAGGTGTCGGTATGGGCGGCGATCGTCGCCATCCATGTCGTCCTGTGGTTCGTGATGCGCTACTCGCTGCTGATCATCCGCGTCATCAAGGACGGCGGCGTGGTCCTGGTGACGCGCCTCGCGGGCATGATGCTCTCCGCGATCGCCGTGCAGCAGATCATCAACGGTGTGACCCAGGTGATCCAGGGCTCCTGA
- a CDS encoding NYN domain-containing protein has translation MNDDLTAIRAELDRTNELLKRMLAEVAKTPSTHAIFVDAGYLYAAAGRLVTGTEDRRAFDLDAEGIVDALIDKARTIFADSRLLRVYWYDGARRRIHTNEQQSIAELPDVKVRLGNLNAHNQQKGVDSLIRTDLESLARHRAISDAALIGGDEDLVSAVEAAQGYGARVHLWGIEAPEGRNQADPLLWEVDSQRTFDLAFFKPYVSRRTTAATYENAGVPRPSREDVRFVGAQIAAKWLAARGRESLVELLPGHPYLPGPVDQELLVEAEALLQYSLRGQSDLRRALRDGFWGHLQAQY, from the coding sequence ATGAACGACGACCTGACGGCCATCCGCGCGGAGCTCGACCGCACGAACGAGCTGCTCAAGCGCATGCTCGCCGAAGTGGCCAAGACCCCGTCCACCCACGCGATCTTCGTGGACGCCGGATACCTCTACGCCGCCGCCGGCCGCCTCGTCACCGGGACCGAGGACCGCAGGGCCTTCGACCTCGACGCCGAAGGCATCGTCGACGCCCTCATCGACAAGGCCCGCACGATCTTCGCGGACAGCCGGCTGCTGCGCGTCTACTGGTACGACGGCGCCCGGCGCCGCATCCACACGAACGAACAGCAGTCGATCGCCGAGCTGCCCGACGTCAAGGTCAGGCTCGGCAACCTCAACGCCCACAACCAGCAGAAGGGCGTCGATTCCCTGATCCGCACGGACCTCGAATCGCTCGCCCGGCACCGCGCCATCAGCGACGCCGCGCTCATCGGCGGGGACGAGGACCTCGTCTCCGCGGTCGAGGCGGCGCAGGGCTACGGCGCACGCGTCCACCTGTGGGGCATCGAGGCGCCCGAGGGCCGCAACCAGGCCGACCCGCTCCTGTGGGAGGTCGACAGCCAGCGCACGTTCGACCTGGCGTTCTTCAAGCCGTACGTGTCCCGGCGCACCACCGCGGCGACGTACGAGAACGCGGGCGTGCCCCGCCCCTCGCGGGAGGACGTGCGCTTCGTCGGCGCGCAGATCGCCGCGAAGTGGCTCGCCGCGCGCGGCAGGGAGTCGCTGGTGGAGCTGCTGCCGGGACACCCGTATCTGCCCGGGCCCGTCGACCAGGAGCTGCTGGTCGAGGCGGAGGCGCTGCTGCAGTACTCGCTGCGGGGGCAGTCCGACCTGCGGCGCGCCCTGCGGGACGGCTTCTGGGGCCACCTCCAGGCGCAGTACTAG
- a CDS encoding alpha/beta fold hydrolase — MSRPPAFVPPPGAVAHALRTERGDFAAISAGPPDAGHTGTALLLPGFTGSKEDFIALHVPLAAAGYRTVAVDGRGQYESTGPLDDESPYAQRELARDVLAQTAAVDDGTPLHLVGHSLGGQIARAAVLVDATPFASLTLMSSGPAQISPSQQERVKLLRDALAVLDMAQVWDAIQALDAPEETDAPGAGADDAAALRHRWLLNSPAQLIATGRQLCTEPDLVDELAAVRLPKHVLSGERDDTWPVQLLDSMAVRLSARRTVIAGAEHSPNTDRPQETATALAAFWDLHPPVV; from the coding sequence ATGAGTCGGCCTCCCGCATTCGTCCCGCCGCCCGGCGCCGTCGCCCACGCCCTTCGGACCGAGCGCGGCGACTTCGCCGCCATCAGCGCCGGTCCGCCGGACGCCGGGCACACCGGTACCGCGCTCCTGCTGCCCGGGTTCACCGGCAGCAAGGAGGACTTCATCGCCCTGCACGTGCCGCTCGCCGCCGCCGGGTACCGCACGGTCGCCGTGGACGGGCGGGGGCAGTACGAGTCGACGGGACCCCTCGACGACGAATCCCCTTACGCACAGCGGGAGTTGGCCCGCGATGTGCTCGCGCAGACGGCCGCCGTGGACGACGGGACACCGCTGCATCTCGTGGGGCACTCGCTGGGCGGCCAGATCGCCCGGGCGGCCGTGCTCGTCGACGCGACGCCGTTCGCCTCGCTCACCCTGATGTCCTCGGGCCCGGCCCAGATCTCGCCGTCGCAGCAGGAGCGGGTCAAGCTGCTGCGGGACGCGCTCGCCGTGCTCGACATGGCGCAGGTCTGGGACGCGATACAGGCGCTCGACGCTCCGGAGGAGACGGACGCCCCCGGAGCGGGCGCGGACGACGCCGCCGCCCTGCGGCACCGCTGGCTGCTCAACAGCCCGGCCCAGCTCATCGCGACCGGCCGCCAGCTGTGCACGGAACCCGACCTGGTCGACGAGCTGGCGGCCGTCCGGCTGCCCAAGCACGTGCTGTCGGGCGAGCGCGACGACACCTGGCCGGTGCAGCTCCTCGACTCCATGGCCGTACGCCTCTCGGCCCGCAGGACCGTCATCGCGGGCGCGGAGCACTCCCCGAACACGGACCGCCCCCAGGAGACGGCGACGGCCCTGGCCGCGTTCTGGGACCTGCACCCGCCGGTGGTCTAG
- a CDS encoding ferritin-like fold-containing protein produces the protein METPDTAAADEPTGIAAQDWAKASVDPHYRAAVVDLLGALAYGELAAFERLAEDAKLAPTLGDKAELAKMASAEFHHFEQLRDRLSAIGVEPTEAMEPFVAALDGFHKQTAPSDWLEGLVKAYVGDSIASDFYREVAARLDSDTRSLVLAVLDDTGHASFAVEKVRAAIEAEPRVGGRLALWARRLMGEALSQSQRVVADRDALSTMLVGGVADGFDLAEVGRMFSRITEAHTKRMAALGLAA, from the coding sequence ATGGAGACGCCTGACACCGCAGCAGCCGACGAACCCACCGGAATCGCCGCCCAGGACTGGGCGAAGGCATCCGTCGACCCCCATTACCGCGCGGCGGTCGTGGACCTGCTCGGCGCACTCGCGTACGGAGAGCTGGCCGCATTCGAGCGGCTCGCCGAGGACGCGAAGCTGGCGCCTACGCTCGGCGACAAGGCCGAGCTCGCGAAAATGGCGTCCGCCGAATTCCACCACTTCGAGCAACTGCGCGACCGGCTCTCGGCGATCGGCGTCGAGCCGACCGAGGCGATGGAGCCCTTCGTCGCCGCGCTCGACGGCTTCCACAAGCAGACCGCGCCGTCGGACTGGCTGGAAGGTCTGGTCAAGGCGTACGTCGGCGACTCGATCGCCAGTGACTTCTACCGTGAGGTCGCGGCCCGGCTCGACTCGGACACCCGCTCCCTCGTCCTCGCCGTCCTCGACGACACCGGGCACGCCAGCTTCGCGGTGGAGAAGGTGCGGGCCGCGATCGAGGCCGAGCCGCGCGTGGGCGGTCGGCTCGCGCTGTGGGCTCGCCGCCTGATGGGCGAGGCGCTCTCGCAGTCGCAGCGGGTCGTCGCCGACCGGGACGCCCTGTCGACGATGCTCGTCGGCGGCGTGGCCGACGGGTTCGACCTCGCGGAGGTCGGCCGGATGTTCTCGCGGATCACCGAGGCGCACACCAAGCGGATGGCCGCGCTGGGGCTCGCGGCCTGA
- a CDS encoding DUF3107 domain-containing protein, giving the protein MEVKIGVQHTPREIVLESGQTAEEVESAVSEALSGKVQLLTLVDEHGRKVLVPAERLAYVEIGEPAVRKVGFGPV; this is encoded by the coding sequence GTGGAGGTCAAGATCGGCGTGCAGCACACGCCCCGCGAGATCGTTCTGGAGAGCGGCCAGACCGCCGAGGAAGTCGAGAGCGCGGTGTCCGAGGCACTGTCCGGCAAGGTGCAGCTGCTGACTCTCGTGGACGAGCACGGCCGCAAGGTCCTGGTGCCGGCCGAGCGCCTGGCGTACGTGGAGATCGGTGAGCCGGCGGTGCGCAAGGTGGGCTTCGGCCCGGTGTAG
- a CDS encoding TetR/AcrR family transcriptional regulator, with the protein MTAIEQTEAARPRGTRLPRRARRNQLLGAAQEVFVAQGYHAAAMDDIAERAGVSKPVLYQHFPGKLDLYLALLDQHCEALLLAVRTALASTSDNKQRVAATMDAYFAYVEDEGGAFRLVFESDLTNEPAVRERVDRVSLQCAEAISDVIAEDTGLSKDESMLLAVGLGGVSQVVARYWLSSQSQIPRDKAVTLLTSLAWRGIAGFPLHGTDHH; encoded by the coding sequence GTGACAGCCATCGAGCAGACAGAGGCAGCACGCCCTCGGGGCACGCGCCTGCCGCGCCGTGCCCGACGCAACCAGCTTCTGGGCGCGGCCCAGGAGGTATTCGTCGCGCAGGGCTATCACGCGGCGGCCATGGATGACATCGCGGAGCGCGCGGGCGTCAGCAAGCCGGTGCTCTACCAGCACTTTCCCGGCAAGCTCGACCTCTATCTGGCCCTGCTCGACCAGCATTGCGAGGCGCTTCTCCTGGCCGTGCGCACGGCACTGGCCTCGACGTCCGACAACAAGCAGCGGGTCGCGGCCACGATGGACGCGTACTTCGCCTACGTCGAGGACGAGGGCGGCGCGTTCCGCCTGGTCTTCGAGTCGGACCTCACGAACGAGCCCGCGGTGCGCGAGCGCGTGGACCGCGTCAGCCTGCAGTGCGCGGAGGCGATCTCCGACGTGATCGCCGAGGACACCGGCCTGTCGAAGGACGAGTCGATGCTGCTCGCCGTCGGCCTGGGCGGCGTATCGCAGGTCGTGGCGCGCTACTGGCTCTCCAGCCAGTCGCAGATCCCGCGCGACAAGGCCGTGACGCTCCTGACCTCCCTGGCCTGGCGCGGTATCGCCGGCTTCCCGCTGCACGGCACCGACCACCACTGA
- a CDS encoding alpha/beta fold hydrolase has product MSSTESPRVPAAFAAAAPKPGTVRVVEGERLGSVGLPGLTLTIRSRPGTRAGLPPALYVHGLGGSSQNWSALMPLLEDVVDGEALDLPGFGDSPPPDDGDYSVTGHARAVIRHLDAAGRGPVHLVGNSLGGAITTRVAAVRPDLVRTLTLVSPALPEIRVQRTAVPTALLAVPGVASLFTRLTKEWTAEQRVRGVTALCYGDPQRVTPEGYQAAVEEMERRLQLPYFWDAMTRSARGVVNAYTLGGQHGLWRQAERVLAPTLLVYGGRDQLVSYRMAARAARTFRSSRLLTLPDAGHVAMMEYPETVATAMRELLADAGGSTESDETSGRGAEAASGTA; this is encoded by the coding sequence ATGTCTTCGACCGAGTCGCCGCGTGTGCCTGCCGCCTTCGCGGCCGCGGCGCCCAAGCCGGGCACCGTCCGGGTCGTGGAGGGTGAGCGGCTCGGCTCGGTCGGCCTGCCGGGGCTCACGCTCACGATCCGCTCCCGCCCCGGCACCCGCGCAGGGCTGCCGCCCGCGCTGTACGTGCACGGTCTCGGCGGCTCCTCGCAGAACTGGTCGGCCCTGATGCCGCTCCTCGAGGACGTCGTCGACGGCGAGGCGCTCGACCTGCCCGGCTTCGGCGACTCGCCGCCGCCGGACGACGGCGACTACTCGGTGACCGGGCACGCCCGCGCCGTCATCCGCCACCTCGACGCGGCGGGCCGCGGGCCCGTCCACCTTGTCGGCAACTCCCTCGGCGGCGCGATCACGACACGGGTCGCGGCCGTACGGCCCGATCTCGTCCGCACGCTCACCCTCGTCTCGCCCGCGCTGCCCGAGATCCGCGTGCAGCGCACGGCGGTGCCGACCGCACTGCTGGCCGTGCCGGGCGTGGCCTCGCTCTTCACCCGCCTCACCAAGGAGTGGACCGCCGAACAGCGGGTGCGCGGCGTCACGGCGCTCTGTTACGGGGATCCCCAGCGGGTCACCCCCGAGGGGTACCAGGCCGCCGTCGAGGAGATGGAGCGGCGGCTTCAACTGCCGTATTTCTGGGACGCGATGACCCGTTCGGCGCGTGGCGTCGTGAACGCGTACACCCTGGGCGGGCAGCATGGGCTGTGGCGTCAGGCCGAACGTGTCCTGGCGCCCACGCTCCTCGTCTACGGTGGACGCGATCAGCTCGTGTCCTACCGGATGGCGGCGCGGGCCGCGCGGACGTTCCGTTCCTCGCGGCTCCTGACGCTGCCGGACGCCGGGCACGTGGCGATGATGGAATATCCGGAGACGGTCGCCACGGCGATGCGTGAGCTCCTCGCGGACGCGGGGGGATCGACCGAGAGCGACGAGACGAGCGGGCGGGGAGCTGAGGCGGCGAGTGGGACGGCATAG
- a CDS encoding DUF3152 domain-containing protein, whose translation MGRHSRRGPAPAPLDDAEAAGAPVAAGHGRRRRGAPDVPGPSTPGPQSQQGAPRGQAGPAPYRGASPNAGPPRGFSEATPAHGFPQATPPHGFPQAAPPQGPTTRGFSEATPAHGFPQATPPHGFPVQGAPAQGTPAHGSPRVTPSHGFPQGTPAHGVPHVRGGHPEQFEGGARGETRTGVGYASAPVVPSPRSRPRQDYVDAFAPPVRPSDPYGAVTDRDAEGGEPDVAAAGSAEDEEPGDKRGKGRTYTGIAAAAVTTVLAVVVVGHVVQGRGNAADAHAQSAAGPGTRSTAGSASRSDDRATPRGKARPVTPLTYDQKMGKTYPLSAKLKGSGKFTAVPGFDKAPGKGEKFRYRIDVENGLGLDGALFAQAVQKTLNDDRSWAHDGGRTFERISSGKPDFVITLASPGTTGVWCAKSGLDTTEDNVSCDSAATDRVMINAYRWAQGSTTYGNKIHLYRQMLINHEVGHRLGFNHVTCTKNGALAPVMQQQTKFLTFDGITCKPNPWAFPES comes from the coding sequence GTGGGACGGCATAGCCGCCGGGGGCCGGCACCGGCACCGTTGGACGACGCGGAGGCGGCCGGGGCACCGGTCGCCGCAGGCCACGGTCGCCGCAGGCGCGGCGCCCCCGATGTCCCGGGTCCCAGCACGCCGGGACCCCAGTCGCAGCAGGGCGCTCCGCGCGGGCAGGCGGGGCCGGCCCCGTACCGCGGCGCCTCACCGAACGCCGGGCCGCCGCGCGGGTTCTCCGAGGCGACGCCCGCACACGGCTTTCCCCAGGCGACCCCGCCGCACGGTTTCCCGCAGGCGGCTCCGCCGCAGGGGCCCACCACGCGTGGGTTCTCCGAGGCGACGCCCGCACACGGCTTCCCGCAGGCGACCCCGCCGCACGGTTTCCCGGTGCAGGGGGCTCCGGCACAGGGGACTCCGGCTCATGGGTCGCCCCGTGTGACGCCCTCCCACGGATTCCCGCAGGGCACGCCCGCGCACGGCGTTCCGCATGTGCGCGGTGGGCACCCTGAGCAGTTCGAGGGGGGCGCCCGGGGCGAGACCCGCACAGGCGTCGGCTACGCGTCCGCGCCGGTCGTGCCCTCGCCCCGGAGCAGGCCGCGACAGGACTACGTGGACGCGTTCGCCCCGCCTGTCCGTCCCTCCGACCCGTACGGCGCCGTCACCGACCGGGACGCGGAGGGCGGCGAGCCCGACGTGGCCGCCGCCGGGTCCGCCGAGGACGAGGAGCCGGGCGACAAACGGGGCAAGGGCCGTACGTACACCGGCATCGCGGCCGCCGCCGTGACCACTGTGCTCGCCGTCGTCGTCGTCGGGCACGTCGTCCAAGGGCGTGGCAACGCGGCCGACGCCCACGCGCAGTCCGCGGCCGGGCCCGGCACGCGGTCGACGGCCGGGTCGGCGTCCCGTTCGGACGACCGCGCCACCCCCAGGGGCAAGGCGCGGCCCGTCACCCCGCTGACGTACGACCAGAAGATGGGTAAGACGTATCCCCTGTCCGCCAAGCTCAAGGGTTCCGGGAAGTTCACCGCGGTGCCCGGATTCGACAAGGCGCCGGGCAAGGGAGAGAAGTTCCGGTACCGGATCGATGTCGAGAACGGGCTCGGGCTCGACGGAGCGCTTTTCGCGCAGGCCGTGCAGAAGACCCTGAACGACGACCGCAGTTGGGCCCACGACGGCGGCAGGACTTTCGAGCGGATTTCCTCTGGAAAGCCCGATTTCGTGATCACGCTCGCCAGTCCGGGCACCACCGGCGTCTGGTGCGCGAAATCCGGGCTCGACACGACCGAGGACAATGTGTCCTGCGATTCCGCCGCCACCGACCGCGTCATGATCAATGCCTATCGGTGGGCGCAGGGATCGACGACGTACGGGAACAAGATCCATCTGTACCGGCAGATGCTCATCAACCACGAGGTCGGGCACCGGCTCGGGTTCAACCACGTGACCTGCACGAAGAACGGCGCGCTCGCGCCCGTCATGCAGCAGCAGACCAAGTTCCTGACCTTCGACGGAATCACCTGCAAGCCCAACCCCTGGGCCTTTCCCGAGAGTTGA
- a CDS encoding Ms4533A family Cys-rich leader peptide, producing MSHRHAPSRTAIELTLIGVTALCVADVHCC from the coding sequence ATGTCGCACCGCCACGCACCCTCGCGCACCGCCATTGAGCTCACGCTCATCGGCGTGACCGCGCTGTGCGTCGCCGACGTGCACTGTTGCTGA